Proteins from a single region of Theobroma cacao cultivar B97-61/B2 chromosome 10, Criollo_cocoa_genome_V2, whole genome shotgun sequence:
- the LOC18586062 gene encoding thylakoid lumenal 15 kDa protein 1, chloroplastic isoform X2 gives MALLCHCNNVSFSSKQFPLRKPPKSPLCFIKAHSFFNYPTPKVFEEKLEKVSFSLGESFSKGSLLALVSASILFVDPALAFKGGGPYGAEVTRGQDLTGKDFSGKTLIKQDFKTSILRQANFKGAKLLGASFFDADLTGADLSDADLRGADFSLANVAKANLSNANLEGALTTGNTSFKGSNVTGAGIAPT, from the exons ATGGCTCTTCTCTGTCATTGTAACaatgtttccttttcttccaaGCAATTTCCACTGAGAAAACCACCCAAGTCCCCTCTTTGCTTCATTAAAGCTCACTCTTTCTTTAACTATCCTACACCCAAG GTTTTTGAGGAGAAACTTGAAAaggtttcattttctttaggAGAATCATTTTCAAAGGGTAGCTTGCTTGCCCTTGTCTCTGCTTCTATCCTCTTTGTAGATCCTGCACTTGCTTTCAAg GGAGGAGGGCCTTATGGGGCTGAAGTGACGAGGGGACAGGACTTAACGGGTAAAGATTTTAGTGGAAAGACTTTGATCAAGCAAGATTTTAAGACG TCCATCCTACGACAAGCCAATTTCAAAGGCGCAAAGTTGCTGGGTGCTAGCTTCTTTGATGCTGATTTGACAG GGGCTGACCTTTCAGATGCCGATCTTAGAGGTGCAGATTTTTCTTTGGCAAACGTAGCAAAG GCAAATTTAAGCAATGCAAACTTGGAAGGTGCACTTACTACTGGGAACACATCATTCAAAGGATCAAATGTAACAGGTGCTG GTATCGCACCAACATAG
- the LOC18586061 gene encoding AT-hook motif nuclear-localized protein 15 — protein MANRWWAGNVAMRGVDSIASTPSLHLRNPSEEDHRIALNRLGPRREHQDFRDNNASPPNANTSSPNAATPNQNQDDNEDSRDNMEPDDQTTAFETIEPGSSSASRRPRGRPPGSKNKPKPPIVITKESPNSLRSHVLEITSGSDIAECIANFAQRRHRGVSVMSGSGIVTNVTLRQPAAPGGVITLHGRFEILSLSGAFLPAPSPPGATGLTVYLAGGQGQVVGGSVIGALIASGPVMVIAATFTNAVYERLPIEDENGGEEGGGGGGEGIGVQQQVNHSNNNGGGGGGNSGSSQSQGLGHEQEGGSIPLYNLPPNLLPNGQMPPDVFWGPPPRPPPSY, from the coding sequence atggCTAATCGTTGGTGGGCTGGAAATGTGGCCATGAGAGGTGTTGATTCAATAGCTTCAACTCCATCTCTTCACCTTAGGAACCCATCTGAAGAAGATCACCGGATAGCTTTGAACCGCCTTGGACCCAGACGAGAACACCAAGATTTTAGAGATAATAACGCTAGCCCCCCCAATGCCAACACTAGCAGCCCTAACGCCGCCACTCCAAACCAAAACCAAGACGACAATGAAGATAGCCGAGACAATATGGAACCTGATGACCAAACTACCGCTTTTGAAACCATTGAACCTGGTTCAAGTTCAGCCAGTCGCCGTCCTAGGGGTAGACCACCTGGTTCAAAGAACAAACCGAAGCCTCCCATTGTTATCACCAAGGAAAGCCCTAACTCTCTCCGTAGCCATGTGTTGGAAATCACTAGTGGCAGTGACATTGCCGAGTGTATAGCTAATTTTGCTCAGCGCCGCCACCGGGGTGTGTCGGTTATGAGCGGCAGTGGTATTGTTACCAATGTTACCCTCCGCCAACCAGCTGCGCCTGGTGGAGTGATCACTTTACATGGAAGATTTGAGATTTTATCTTTATCCGGTGCGTTTCTGCCCGCACCTTCGCCTCCGGGGGCCACGGGCCTGACTGTGTATTTAGCGGGCGGGCAAGGGCAGGTGGTGGGAGGGAGTGTGATTGGGGCCCTGATAGCGTCAGGGCCAGTGATGGTTATCGCGGCAACTTTTACGAATGCGGTTTATGAGAGGTTGCCAATAGAGGATGAAAATGGTGGTGAggaaggaggaggaggaggaggagaaggGATTGGGGTGCAGCAGCAAGTTAACCATAGCAATAATAATGGTGGCGGCGGCGGTGGTAATTCAGGGTCATCTCAGTCTCAAGGTTTGGGTCATGAGCAGGAAGGTGGTTCAATTCCTTTGTATAATTTGCCTCCTAATTTACTGCCTAACGGTCAAATGCCTCCTGATGTGTTTTGGGGTCCTCCGCCGCGTCCACCCCCCTCCTATTAA
- the LOC18586060 gene encoding LOB domain-containing protein 14, whose product MTGLGSSCGACKFLRRKCTSECVFAPYFCYDEAASHFAAVHKVFGASNVSKLLLHLPMHNRSDAAVTISYEALARMRDPIYGCVAHIFALQQQVANLQEEIEILINQMANHAADQVPSCGNTQAATYPDGKIQFASLHETISTVYYQDEQAALPTNHPGLLTGNQILDAQLCEPLPPSYEWEDQNFLCNFYQNPPEINLEGVESGILIDYPCMGSSGTTTNWEGPSW is encoded by the exons ATGACAGGGCTTGGCTCTTCATGTGGAGCTTGCAAATTCCTGAGGAGAAAGTGCACGAGCGAATGCGTTTTTGCACCTTACTTTTGTTACGATGAGGCTGCAAGTCACTTTGCGGCAGTGCACAAGGTGTTTGGTGCTAGCAATGTTTCCAAGCTACTGTTACACCTACCGATGCATAATCGAAGTGATGCTGCTGTCACTATATCTTATGAAGCACTGGCACGGATGCGGGACCCGATATACGGTTGTGTTGCTCATATCTTTGCACTTCAACAACAG GTTGCCAACCTACAAGAGGAGATAGAAATTCTCATCAACCAAATGGCCAATCATGCTGCTGATCAGGTTCCCAGCTGTGGAAATACTCAAGCAGCTACTTACCCGGATGGTAAGATACAGTTTGCTTCCCTGCATGAAACAATCAGCACAGTCTATTACCAAGATGAACAAGCTGCACTGCCCACTAACCATCCAGGACTTTTAACTGGAAATCAAATACTCGATGCTCAGTTGTGTGAACCACTACCTCCTTCATACGAATGGGAAGACCAGAACTTTCTCTGTAACTTCTACCAAAACCCTCCAGAAATAAACTTGGAAGGCGTGGAATCAGGAATTCTCATAGATTATCCATGCATGGGAAGCAGTGGTACCACTACAAACTGGGAAGGTCCAAGCTGGTAG
- the LOC18586063 gene encoding uncharacterized protein LOC18586063: MSPRQDLLKTTAFFIYPEKPRDMLVLITRIALLICLFISIALVLYVSFSNRPYPFIRFTSLNRKMGSETPDNSPTNISHLLFGIGGSAKTWKERRAFSSLWWDVESTRGFFWLDEKPDETGTVNDFDAEAGVSLPYRISGPEWTRFKYSSSRYAVRIARIVYDSFNLKLPNVRWFVMGDDDTVFFTHNLVSVLARYDHRQMWYIGGNSESVEQNVMHAYDMAFGGGGFAVSYPLAEKLVKALDGCLERYYYFYGSDQRIWACISEIGVPLTREPGFHQFDIRGDPYGLLAAHPMAPLVSFHHLDGLVPMFPNKTRIDSLKTLMKGYRVDHGRILQQSFCYDSKRKWSIVIAWGYTIQIYPRVVTASDLHMPLQTFKTWRSWSNGPFTFNTRPMPADPCEWPIIYFLDQVEVGISGTRTRYKIAKSGKTCNRTDYGLAMAVNSITVSSMKMAPDYWQKAPHRQCCEIMDRGSIKSGSMRIRIRNCRQSETTTI; this comes from the exons ATGAGTCCACGACAGGATCTTCTGAAAACGACGGCGTTCTTCATCTACCCGGAGAAGCCACGTGACATGCTCGTGCTCATCACCCGAATCGCCCTTCTCATTTGCCTCTTCATCTCCATTGCTCTCGTCCTTTACGTCTCCTTCTCGAACCGGCCATACCCGTTTATTCGGTTCACTTCCCTGAACCGGAAAATGGGCTCCGAAACGCCCGACAATTCCCCGACCAACATCTCGCATCTCCTCTTCGGCATCGGTGGCTCAGCCAAGACGTGGAAAGAACGACGCGCTTTTAGTTCGCTCTGGTGGGACGTGGAATCCACTCGCGGGTTTTTCTGGCTTGATGAAAAGCCCGACGAGACCGGGACCGTTAACGATTTTGATGCGGAAGCGGGAGTTTCGTTGCCTTATCGGATATCGGGTCCGGAATGGACCCGGTTTAAGTATTCGAGTTCGAGATATGCCGTTCGGATCGCCCGAATAGTATACGACAGTTTTAACTTGAAGTTGCCTAACGTGAGGTGGTTCGTGATGGGTGATGATGATACTGTGTTTTTCACTCATAACTTAGTTTCTGTCTTAGCGAGATATGATCATCGTCAGATGTGGTACATCGGAGGAAACTCGGAGAGTGTAGAACAAAACGTAATGCATGCATACGACATGGCATTCGGAGGGGGAGGCTTCGCTGTGAGTTACCCATTGGCGGAGAAATTAGTCAAAGCATTGGACGGTTGTCTCGAAAGGTACTATTATTTCTACGGCTCTGATCAAAGGATATGGGCATGCATCAGTGAGATTGGGGTGCCACTCACCCGAGAACCCGGGTTTCATCAG tttGATATTAGAGGGGATCCATATGGTCTGCTAGCAGCCCATCCTATGGCGCCACTTGTCTCATTTCACCACCTTGACGGCTTGGTACCCATGTTCCCCAACAAGACCCGGATAGACTCCTTGAAGACCCTTATGAAAGGGTACCGGGTCGACCATGGCCGGATCCTCCAGCAAAGTTTCTGCTATGACAGCAAGAGGAAATGGTCAATTGTAATTGCATGGGGCTACACCATTCAGATATATCCACGGGTGGTGACTGCATCTGATCTGCATATGCCACTGCAGACTTTTAAGACATGGAGGAGTTGGAGCAATGGACCTTTCACATTTAATACCCGACCCATGCCAGCTGACCCGTGTGAATGGCCAATTATTTATTTCCTGGACCAGGTTGAGGTTGGCATCAGTGGAACCCGGACCAGGTACAAGATAGCCAAGTCTGGGAAAACCTGTAATAGAACAGACTATGGCCTTGCAATGGCTGTGAACAGCATCACAGTTTCTTCAATGAAGATGGCTCCAGATTATTGGCAAAAG GCACCACATAGACAATGCTGCGAGATCATGGATCGAGGAAGCATAAAGAGTGGAAGCATGCGAATTAGGATTAGGAATTGCAGACAATCGGAAACAACTACTATCTAG
- the LOC18586064 gene encoding probable transcriptional regulator RABBIT EARS, which yields MEQDQYWMWMRRRRILKSHFQVSMNSLSEYSWEEKAFAEDAAGSLGGCIWPPRSYSCSFCRREFRSAQALGGHMNVHRRDRARLKQSALSSHNEVVVPHHQNHRKISPKSSDEPKILPHQAGPLDSTDDLDHNSIASTFSASRVSVLSTQENFSTTSPVQEQHKGQLFGSDSTAKRSLNNIFLDSKPDAEKSIKLARGGDSVCLDSDDDHVETNLSVGLNPVFFQNRPTVITCGEEAISCKRPKIAVSTLPFIVSEETYSPLQWQVLGLKPAGSMEDLDLELRLGVLPKVK from the coding sequence ATGGAACAGGATCAGTATTGGATGTGGATGAGGAGGAGACGGATTTTGAAGTCCCATTTTCAAGTGTCAATGAACTCTTTAAGTGAGTACTCGtgggaagaaaaagcttttgcAGAAGATGCAGCAGGGTCCTTGGGGGGATGCATATGGCCTCCTAGATCATATTCTTGTAGTTTTTGCAGGAGAGAATTCAGGTCAGCTCAAGCTCTAGGTGGTCACATGAATGTCCATAGGAGGGATAGAGCTAGGCTTAAACAATCTGCTCTCAGTTCCCACAATGAAGTTGTTGTTCCTCATCATCAGAATCACAGAAAAATATCTCCAAAATCATCTGATGAGCCTAAAATATTACCACACCAGGCTGGCCCTTTAGATTCCACTGATGATCTTGACCATAATTCTATTGCCTCAACCTTTTCAGCGTCTAGGGTTTCAGTATTATCTACTCAAGAAAATTTTAGTACTACTTCTCCTGTTCAAGAACAGCATAAAGGGCAGTTATTTGGGTCAGATTCTACTGCAAAAAGAAGTctcaacaatatttttttagattcaaAACCTGATGCAGAAAAGAGCATCAAGCTGGCGCGGGGGGGAGATTCTGTGTGCCTAGATTCTGATGATGATCATGTTGAAACCAATTTGTCTGTTGGGTTGAATCCTGTCTTTTTCCAAAATCGGCCAACTGTGATCACTTGTGGAGAGGAGGCAATCAGTTGCAAACGACCAAAGATTGCTGTTTCAACACTGCCATTCATAGTTTCAGAAGAGACATATTCTCCTCTTCAGTGGCAGGTTCTTGGACTCAAGCCTGCAGGCTCCATGGAGGACTTGGATCTTGAGCTCAGGCTTGGTGTTCTACCAAAGGTGAAGTAA
- the LOC18586062 gene encoding thylakoid lumenal 15 kDa protein 1, chloroplastic isoform X1 gives MALLCHCNNVSFSSKQFPLRKPPKSPLCFIKAHSFFNYPTPKVFEEKLEKVSFSLGESFSKGSLLALVSASILFVDPALAFKGGGPYGAEVTRGQDLTGKDFSGKTLIKQDFKTSILRQANFKGAKLLGASFFDADLTGADLSDADLRGADFSLANVAKANLSNANLEGALTTGNTSFKGSNVTGADFTDVPLRDDQREYLCKIADGLNPTTGNATRDTLLCN, from the exons ATGGCTCTTCTCTGTCATTGTAACaatgtttccttttcttccaaGCAATTTCCACTGAGAAAACCACCCAAGTCCCCTCTTTGCTTCATTAAAGCTCACTCTTTCTTTAACTATCCTACACCCAAG GTTTTTGAGGAGAAACTTGAAAaggtttcattttctttaggAGAATCATTTTCAAAGGGTAGCTTGCTTGCCCTTGTCTCTGCTTCTATCCTCTTTGTAGATCCTGCACTTGCTTTCAAg GGAGGAGGGCCTTATGGGGCTGAAGTGACGAGGGGACAGGACTTAACGGGTAAAGATTTTAGTGGAAAGACTTTGATCAAGCAAGATTTTAAGACG TCCATCCTACGACAAGCCAATTTCAAAGGCGCAAAGTTGCTGGGTGCTAGCTTCTTTGATGCTGATTTGACAG GGGCTGACCTTTCAGATGCCGATCTTAGAGGTGCAGATTTTTCTTTGGCAAACGTAGCAAAG GCAAATTTAAGCAATGCAAACTTGGAAGGTGCACTTACTACTGGGAACACATCATTCAAAGGATCAAATGTAACAGGTGCTG ATTTCACAGATGTGCCTCTGAGAGATGATCAACGTGAATACCTTTGCAAAATTGCAGACGG GTTGAATCCAACAACTGGAAATGCAACGCGGGACACATTGCTTTGCAACTAG